The stretch of DNA TTGATGCCGAGGTTTGACTTAGAAAGATTCGGTGTTCTGTTAAAGGCAACACCAAGGCATGCAGATGTGATTGTCTGCACCGGGCCAATGACGAGGCAGAGCAAGGACAGGATGATAAGGATATATGAGCAGGTGCCTGAACCGAAGTTTGTCGTGGCGGTCGGTGCGTGCGCAATGAGTGGTTGTGTGTATCGGGGTTGTTATAACATCATCGGTGGTGTTGACCAGGTCCTTCCTGTCCATGCCTATATTCCAGGTTGTCCGGTCCGTCCGGATGCAGTGATTGATGGGGTTTATAAGTTGTTGAAGACATTATGAAAAAGGCAATTGAGGGCAATTTAAGGCAATTCAGGGCAATTGAGAATGTAGGGCAAGGCTTTCTTCAAGAACCGATGGTTCTTTCAGAACCAGAGGTTAGCCTTGCATATT from candidate division WOR-3 bacterium encodes:
- the nuoB gene encoding NADH-quinone oxidoreductase subunit NuoB, encoding MLSWLVRWSRIKSPWVLHLNTGACNACDIEILAALMPRFDLERFGVLLKATPRHADVIVCTGPMTRQSKDRMIRIYEQVPEPKFVVAVGACAMSGCVYRGCYNIIGGVDQVLPVHAYIPGCPVRPDAVIDGVYKLLKTL